The following are from one region of the Zymoseptoria tritici IPO323 chromosome 13, whole genome shotgun sequence genome:
- the MGSUL7 gene encoding MGSUL7 PAPS reductase (PAPS Reductase. Phosphoadenylphosphosulphate reductase. Reduses PAPS to sulphite. Involved in Sulphate reduction pathway) — protein MARNRSPSSSDEDNTESGYASGSSTASLSNEVYFSRAHLKFINRQLSLLEPQEVLKWCMTSLPRLYQTSAFGLTGLAIMDMISKLDYAIAPPIEMIFLDTLYHFSQTLELVDRVKSKYPNLTIHTYKPEGCDTTEDFEAKHGQKLWETNEELYDYVAKVEPAQRAYRDLNVQAVLTGRRRTQGGKRGDLDIIEVDDAGLLKVNPLANWNFKDVQAYIKENNVPTNDLLDQGYRSVGDWHSTQPVAEGEDERAGRWKGRAKTECGIHNKRSRYAVFLQEQEEKRQQELSDAINAGLQIETSS, from the coding sequence ATGGCACGCAACCGCTCTCCGTCCTCCTCCGACGAGGACAACACCGAGTCCGGATATGCCAGCGGCAGCTCGACggcctccctctccaacgAGGTGTACTTCTCCCGAGCACACCTCAAGTTCATCAACCGACAATTGTCCCTTCTCGAGCCACAAGAAGTCCTCAAGTGGTGCATGAcatctcttcctcgtctctACCAGACCTCCGCCTTTGGCCTCACAGGTCTCGCCATCATGGACATGATCTCCAAACTCGACTACGCCATCGCTCCGCCGATTGAGATGATCTTCCTCGACACCTTGTACCACTTCTCTCAAACTCTTGAACTCGTCGACCGGGTCAAGTCAAAGTACCCCAACCTCACCATCCACACATACAAGCCCGAGGGTTGCGACACCACCGAGGATTTCGAGGCGAAACACGGCCAGAAGTTGTGGGAGACGAACGAGGAATTGTACGACTACGTCGCCAAGGTCGAGCCCGCACAACGCGCGTACCGTGACTTGAACGTGCAAGCCGTGTTGACCGGTCGACGACGGACGCAAGGCGGCAAGCGTGGAGACTTGGATATCATCGAGGTCGATGACGCGGGCTTGTTGAAGGTGAACCCGCTGGCCAATTGGAACTTCAAGGATGTCCAGGCGTATATCAAGGAGAACAACGTCCCGACCAATGATCTGCTCGACCAAGGATATCGATCTGTCGGTGACTGGCACTCGACACAGCCCGTGGCggagggtgaggatgagCGCGCCGGTCGGTGGAAGGGTCGTGCGAAGACCGAGTGCGGTATTCACAACAAGCGAAGTCGGTATGCTGTCTTCTTGCAGGAGCAAGAGGAGAAGCGGCAGCAAGAATTGAGCGATGCCATCAACGCCGGTCTGCAGATTGAGACGTCCTCGTAG